In Massilia violaceinigra, one DNA window encodes the following:
- a CDS encoding CaiB/BaiF CoA transferase family protein — MTAPPFKPGALAGIKVLELGTLIAGPFCARMLAEFGADVIKVEAPDGGDPIRQWRILKDGTSLWWSVQSRNKKSITLNMKDERGRAIARQLALEADIIIENYRPGVLEKWGIGYEQIKALNPAAIMVRLSGFGQTGPMKDQPGFGAIGESMGGLRYVSGHPDRPPVRVGVSIGDSVAALHGVIGAMMALRHRDATGGRVDGEGQMVDVALYEAVFNLMESLVPEFDHAGVVRERTGGALPGIVPSNTYTTGDGENIVIAGNGDAIFKRLMLAMGRIDMAGDAQLARNDGRVPRSAEIDDAIQAWCATQSIASALATLQAADVPAGKIYSVRDMMSDPQFLARDMFEQHHFSDGTPVKLPAITPKLSATPGQTRWLGPALGEHTDDILASLGYDAEAIAALRQARVL; from the coding sequence ATGACGGCGCCGCCATTCAAGCCCGGCGCGCTGGCCGGCATCAAGGTGCTCGAACTGGGCACCTTGATCGCCGGCCCGTTCTGCGCGCGCATGCTGGCCGAATTCGGCGCCGACGTCATCAAGGTCGAAGCGCCCGACGGCGGCGACCCGATCCGCCAGTGGCGCATTCTCAAGGACGGCACCTCGCTGTGGTGGTCGGTCCAGTCGCGCAACAAGAAAAGCATCACCCTCAACATGAAGGATGAACGCGGGCGCGCCATCGCCAGGCAGTTGGCGCTGGAAGCGGACATCATCATCGAAAACTACCGCCCCGGCGTGCTCGAAAAATGGGGCATCGGCTATGAGCAGATCAAGGCCCTCAACCCGGCCGCGATCATGGTGCGCCTGTCCGGCTTCGGCCAGACCGGCCCGATGAAAGACCAGCCGGGCTTCGGCGCCATCGGCGAATCGATGGGCGGGCTGCGCTACGTATCCGGCCATCCGGACCGTCCGCCGGTGCGCGTGGGCGTGTCGATCGGCGACTCGGTGGCCGCGCTGCACGGCGTGATCGGCGCCATGATGGCGCTGCGCCACCGCGACGCCACCGGCGGGCGCGTGGACGGCGAAGGGCAGATGGTCGACGTGGCCCTGTACGAAGCCGTGTTCAATCTGATGGAGTCGCTGGTGCCCGAGTTCGACCACGCCGGCGTGGTGCGCGAGCGTACCGGCGGCGCGCTGCCGGGCATCGTGCCGTCGAATACCTACACCACCGGCGACGGCGAGAACATCGTCATCGCCGGCAACGGCGACGCCATCTTCAAGCGCCTGATGCTGGCCATGGGCCGCATCGACATGGCGGGTGATGCGCAACTGGCGCGCAACGATGGCCGCGTGCCGCGCAGCGCCGAGATCGACGATGCGATCCAGGCCTGGTGCGCCACGCAAAGCATAGCCAGCGCGCTGGCGACCTTGCAGGCGGCCGATGTCCCGGCCGGCAAGATCTACTCGGTGCGCGACATGATGAGCGATCCGCAGTTCCTCGCGCGCGATATGTTCGAGCAGCACCACTTCAGCGACGGCACGCCGGTCAAGCTGCCCGCCATCACGCCCAAGCTGTCGGCCACGCCGGGCCAGACCCGCTGGCTCGGTCCGGCGCTGGGTGAGCACACCGACGACATCCTCGCCAGCCTCGGCTATGACGCCGAGGCGATTGCCGCCCTGAGACAGGCGCGGGTGCTGTAG
- a CDS encoding DUF2334 domain-containing protein — protein sequence MSAPPNEQAALCVVIHDVAPATWPDCLRLLQAVRAVADIPLTWLAVPRWHGGEDRSPACEAALDSLLAVGHEIALHGYTHVDTAVARPDWRSRFLRGVYTEGEGEFAALDAAEARRRIELGLAWFDERGWPASGFVAPAWLLSDGAWEAVRSYPFVYTTTWSHFHVLMQMPATPAVPAPPLQPSFPREDGPRGELLFCEPPPPSPHALLSPSLVYAARNRTGRIVSPQLAWTLARLMHASPLVRMALHPRDARHPALLRHAQQLIEHLLQSRAALTKSAFARQWAAVATSTAPNNRPATSVTGPHRHKNADSHSAADHPAR from the coding sequence GTGTCTGCGCCACCGAATGAGCAGGCGGCGCTGTGCGTCGTCATCCACGATGTGGCGCCGGCCACCTGGCCCGATTGCCTGCGCCTGCTGCAGGCTGTGCGGGCCGTGGCCGACATTCCCCTCACGTGGCTGGCGGTGCCGCGCTGGCATGGCGGCGAGGACCGCTCGCCTGCGTGCGAGGCGGCGCTCGACAGCCTGCTGGCCGTTGGTCATGAAATCGCGCTGCATGGCTATACCCATGTTGATACCGCTGTGGCGCGGCCCGACTGGCGCAGCCGCTTTTTGCGGGGCGTGTATACCGAAGGGGAGGGCGAGTTCGCCGCGCTCGACGCGGCCGAGGCGAGGCGCCGCATCGAGCTGGGGTTGGCATGGTTCGATGAGCGGGGCTGGCCCGCCAGCGGTTTCGTTGCGCCGGCATGGCTGCTCAGCGACGGAGCCTGGGAGGCGGTGCGCAGCTACCCGTTTGTCTACACAACCACGTGGAGCCATTTTCACGTTCTGATGCAGATGCCCGCGACTCCGGCGGTTCCGGCACCGCCCTTGCAACCATCGTTCCCACGCGAGGATGGCCCCCGGGGGGAACTTCTGTTCTGCGAACCGCCGCCGCCATCGCCTCACGCCTTGCTATCGCCATCGCTGGTGTACGCGGCACGCAACCGCACGGGGCGCATCGTTTCCCCGCAGCTCGCCTGGACGCTCGCCCGGCTGATGCACGCTTCGCCACTGGTACGCATGGCCCTGCACCCGCGCGACGCGCGCCACCCCGCACTGCTGCGCCATGCGCAGCAACTCATCGAACACTTGCTGCAATCGCGCGCGGCGTTGACCAAGAGCGCCTTTGCCCGTCAATGGGCCGCAGTCGCTACCAGTACGGCCCCCAATAACCGCCCAGCGACCAGTGTGACCGGCCCACACCGCCATAAAAATGCGGATAGCCATAGCGCTGCAGATCATCCCGCGCGCTAA
- a CDS encoding glycosyltransferase, translated as MHLVDITMFYAAEGGGVSTYLNAKAAWLARRNRVRHTILSTNVDSRDGTPALRRVPAIAFPGMNGFRMPLSIGASTRIMLGLQPDLIEAGDAGHGAWAALRVRRKLGVPAVAFYHSDLPRLIHERFGQPARRAAGAYLAHLYRQFDLVFAPSRLMVHQLAAIGVRDVVHQPLGIDIHTFCPQRRSASLRERLGLAPETRLLVYAGRFTAEKKLTVLIDAVRKLGPPYHLLLIGGGGAVPRCAGITLIAFQRDQRVLAGLLASCDVLVHPGDCETFGLIVPEAMACGLPVVGTSGGSVAELIDDKTGIVVPPNSVDSLAAGIEAIFRKDLAAMSRAASRKAHDYYDWNRIMPQLMNRYAGLLASRARADLEAERVCATE; from the coding sequence ATGCACCTCGTCGACATCACCATGTTTTATGCCGCGGAAGGCGGCGGCGTGAGCACCTACCTCAACGCCAAGGCGGCCTGGCTTGCGCGTCGCAACCGCGTGCGCCACACCATTCTCAGTACCAACGTCGACAGCCGCGACGGCACGCCGGCATTGCGGCGCGTTCCCGCCATCGCTTTTCCCGGCATGAACGGTTTTCGCATGCCGCTCTCGATTGGCGCGTCCACGCGCATCATGCTCGGCCTGCAACCGGACCTGATCGAAGCCGGCGACGCCGGCCATGGCGCATGGGCGGCGCTGCGCGTGCGGCGCAAGCTGGGCGTGCCGGCGGTTGCCTTCTACCACTCCGATTTGCCGCGCCTGATACATGAACGCTTCGGCCAGCCCGCGCGGCGCGCCGCCGGCGCCTACCTGGCCCACCTGTACCGCCAGTTCGACCTGGTGTTCGCACCGAGCCGGCTGATGGTGCACCAGCTGGCCGCCATCGGCGTGCGCGATGTGGTGCACCAGCCGCTCGGGATCGACATCCACACGTTTTGCCCGCAGCGCCGCAGCGCGTCGCTGCGCGAGCGCCTCGGGCTGGCGCCGGAAACGCGGCTGCTGGTCTACGCCGGCCGCTTCACCGCCGAGAAAAAGCTGACGGTTCTCATCGACGCCGTGCGCAAGCTGGGGCCGCCGTACCACTTGCTGCTGATCGGCGGTGGCGGTGCCGTGCCGCGCTGCGCCGGGATCACCTTGATCGCTTTCCAGCGCGACCAGCGCGTGCTGGCCGGCCTGCTGGCCAGCTGCGATGTGCTGGTCCATCCCGGCGACTGCGAAACCTTCGGCCTGATCGTGCCCGAAGCGATGGCATGCGGCTTGCCCGTGGTGGGCACGAGTGGGGGCAGCGTAGCCGAGCTAATCGACGACAAAACGGGCATCGTGGTGCCGCCCAACAGCGTCGACAGCCTGGCGGCCGGGATCGAGGCGATCTTCCGCAAGGACCTGGCGGCGATGTCGCGCGCGGCGTCGCGCAAGGCGCACGATTACTATGACTGGAACCGCATCATGCCGCAGCTGATGAACCGCTACGCGGGCCTGCTGGCGTCGCGCGCGCGGGCCGACCTGGAGGCGGAACGTGTCTGCGCCACCGAATGA
- a CDS encoding YbaB/EbfC family nucleoid-associated protein: MMKNQLAGLMKQAQAMQDNMKKAQEQLASVEVEGQSGAGLVKIVMTCKNDVKRVSIDPSLLADDKDMLEDLVAAAFNDAVRKAEATSAEKMSGLSAGMQLPPGFKMPF; encoded by the coding sequence ATGATGAAGAACCAGCTCGCAGGCTTGATGAAACAGGCGCAAGCCATGCAGGACAACATGAAAAAGGCGCAGGAACAGTTGGCCAGCGTCGAAGTCGAAGGCCAGTCCGGCGCCGGCCTCGTGAAGATCGTCATGACCTGCAAAAACGACGTCAAGCGCGTCTCGATCGACCCGTCGCTGCTGGCCGACGACAAGGACATGCTGGAAGACCTGGTCGCCGCCGCCTTCAACGACGCCGTGCGCAAGGCAGAAGCGACGTCCGCCGAAAAAATGAGTGGCCTCTCCGCCGGCATGCAGCTGCCGCCCGGCTTCAAGATGCCGTTCTAA
- a CDS encoding DNA polymerase III subunit gamma/tau, whose amino-acid sequence MSYQVLARKYRPKNFDTLVGQEHVVRALTHALQSGRLHHAYLFTGTRGVGKTTLSRILAKSLNCIGPDGTGGITADPCGVCEACTAIDAGRFVDYIEMDAASNRGVDEMAQLLEQAVYAPSNARFKVYMIDEVHMLTNHAFNSMLKTLEEPPEHVKFILATTDPQKIPVTVLSRCLQFNLKQMPPGHIISHLDNILGQEGISFEQPALRLLAQGAHGSMRDALSLTDQAIAYAAGEVTLDAVQGMLGALDQTYLVRLLDALLAQDGADLMAVADEMASRSLSYNGALQDLGTLLHRIALAQSVPSAVPEDLPELADILRLAAAFDAQEVQLFYQIAVNGRNEIGLAPDEYAGFTMTLLRMLAFRPGNGGAEGAPPTGSAAARSPSPARAAAAAAAPARAASAAVASHAVVSAPPPPAPRMPPPPAPVAAAPAPAPAAAPPASVPAMNSARAAINAALEAARSASRGQNSSPRRPTAMSNQAAANAAAAAPPQAAPEPEPEPAPAPPAASKAPPPWEQDESQAAAPQAAPPPAPPMPEAHYPEMQDDEPPSWVTEFSDDTAVAQEAPPAAAMRAPARARPAYVITPVPEIDWDGNWPGLAAGLTLRGVSQQLALQTELVSCVVDGNVTTFSLRVPIDTLRASGNTEKLCAALQERFAATKIHLEIDIGPVWYTASAEAIAWREECQRVAEETVANDPFVKDVMRDLGAFIVPGSVRPAPAPGASA is encoded by the coding sequence ATGTCCTATCAAGTCCTCGCCCGCAAATACCGTCCCAAGAATTTCGACACGCTCGTCGGCCAGGAGCACGTGGTGCGCGCGCTGACGCACGCCCTGCAATCGGGTCGCCTGCATCACGCCTATCTGTTCACCGGCACCCGCGGTGTCGGCAAGACGACCCTGTCGCGCATCCTGGCCAAGTCGCTCAACTGCATCGGCCCTGACGGCACCGGCGGCATCACCGCCGACCCGTGCGGCGTGTGCGAAGCCTGCACCGCCATCGACGCCGGCCGCTTCGTCGACTATATAGAGATGGACGCGGCCTCGAACCGCGGCGTCGACGAAATGGCCCAGCTGCTGGAGCAGGCCGTGTACGCTCCCTCGAACGCGCGCTTCAAGGTCTACATGATCGATGAGGTGCACATGCTGACCAACCACGCCTTCAACTCCATGCTGAAGACGCTGGAAGAGCCGCCCGAGCATGTCAAGTTCATCCTGGCGACCACCGATCCGCAAAAAATCCCCGTCACCGTGCTGTCGCGCTGCCTGCAGTTCAATCTCAAGCAGATGCCGCCGGGGCATATCATCAGCCACCTCGATAACATCCTCGGCCAGGAAGGCATCAGCTTCGAGCAGCCGGCCCTGCGCCTGCTGGCCCAGGGCGCGCACGGCTCGATGCGCGACGCGCTCTCGCTGACCGACCAGGCGATCGCCTACGCCGCCGGCGAAGTCACGCTCGACGCGGTGCAGGGCATGCTCGGCGCGCTCGACCAGACTTACCTGGTGCGCCTGCTCGACGCACTGCTGGCGCAGGACGGCGCCGACCTGATGGCGGTGGCCGACGAAATGGCCAGCCGCAGCCTGTCGTACAACGGCGCGCTGCAGGACCTCGGCACCTTGCTGCACCGGATCGCGCTGGCGCAAAGCGTGCCGTCGGCCGTGCCCGAAGACTTGCCCGAACTGGCCGATATCCTGCGCCTGGCGGCGGCCTTCGACGCCCAGGAAGTGCAGCTGTTTTACCAGATCGCCGTCAACGGCCGCAACGAGATCGGCCTCGCGCCCGACGAATACGCCGGCTTCACCATGACGCTGTTGCGCATGCTCGCTTTCCGCCCCGGCAACGGTGGCGCCGAAGGCGCGCCGCCGACCGGTTCGGCCGCGGCCCGTTCGCCCTCGCCAGCGCGTGCTGCGGCCGCCGCCGCCGCGCCGGCACGTGCCGCATCGGCAGCCGTTGCCAGCCACGCCGTGGTGAGCGCGCCGCCACCACCGGCACCACGCATGCCGCCACCGCCTGCTCCAGTAGCGGCGGCACCAGCCCCGGCGCCGGCCGCGGCGCCACCTGCCAGCGTACCGGCCATGAACTCGGCGCGCGCCGCGATCAACGCCGCCCTCGAAGCGGCGCGTTCGGCCAGCCGCGGACAGAACTCGTCGCCGCGCCGTCCGACCGCCATGTCGAACCAGGCCGCCGCCAACGCCGCCGCAGCCGCGCCACCGCAGGCGGCGCCGGAGCCGGAGCCGGAGCCCGCACCCGCACCACCGGCGGCATCGAAGGCGCCGCCGCCGTGGGAGCAGGACGAGTCCCAGGCTGCCGCACCGCAGGCCGCACCGCCGCCAGCGCCACCGATGCCGGAAGCGCACTACCCGGAGATGCAGGACGACGAGCCGCCATCGTGGGTCACCGAATTTTCCGACGACACCGCCGTCGCCCAGGAAGCGCCACCGGCCGCCGCCATGCGCGCACCCGCGCGTGCGCGCCCCGCCTACGTCATCACCCCGGTGCCCGAAATCGACTGGGACGGCAATTGGCCCGGCCTCGCCGCCGGCCTGACCTTGCGCGGCGTGTCGCAGCAACTGGCGCTGCAGACCGAACTGGTGTCCTGCGTGGTGGACGGTAACGTCACCACCTTCAGCCTGCGCGTGCCGATCGACACCCTGCGCGCCAGCGGCAATACCGAAAAACTGTGCGCCGCACTGCAGGAGCGCTTTGCCGCGACCAAGATCCACCTCGAGATCGACATCGGTCCCGTGTGGTACACGGCCAGCGCCGAAGCGATCGCCTGGCGCGAAGAATGCCAGCGCGTGGCCGAGGAAACCGTGGCCAACGACCCGTTCGTGAAAGACGTGATGCGCGACCTTGGCGCATTCATCGTGCCCGGCTCGGTGCGTCCCGCCCCGGCCCCCGGCGCCTCCGCCTGA
- the recR gene encoding recombination mediator RecR translates to MSKSLDFLTEALRRLPGVGPKSAQRMAFHLLQHDREGAAMLSRALYQAVDAVHHCALCNTFAETEVCDLCLDDQRDTTLLCVVETPADQMMIEQTLTYKGLYFILMGRLSPLDGIGPKDIHLEKLLVRAADGVVGEVVLATNFTNEGEATAHYISEMLKARGLKVSRLARGVPVGGELEYVDPGTIARAMLDRRST, encoded by the coding sequence ATGTCCAAATCGCTCGACTTCCTGACCGAAGCGCTGCGCCGTTTGCCCGGCGTCGGCCCGAAGTCGGCGCAACGCATGGCCTTCCACCTGCTGCAGCACGACCGCGAGGGTGCCGCCATGCTCTCTCGCGCGCTGTACCAGGCGGTCGACGCGGTTCACCACTGCGCCCTGTGTAACACCTTCGCCGAAACCGAAGTGTGCGACCTGTGTCTCGACGACCAGCGCGACACGACCTTGCTGTGTGTCGTCGAGACGCCGGCCGACCAGATGATGATCGAGCAGACCCTGACCTACAAGGGCCTGTACTTTATCCTCATGGGCCGCCTGTCGCCGCTCGACGGCATCGGGCCGAAGGACATCCACCTCGAAAAACTGCTGGTGCGCGCCGCCGACGGCGTGGTCGGCGAGGTGGTCCTGGCGACCAATTTCACCAACGAAGGCGAAGCCACCGCGCACTACATCAGCGAAATGCTCAAGGCGCGCGGCCTGAAGGTGAGCCGCCTGGCGCGCGGCGTGCCGGTTGGCGGCGAACTCGAATACGTCGACCCGGGCACCATCGCGCGCGCGATGCTCGACCGGCGCAGCACCTGA
- a CDS encoding penicillin acylase family protein, with protein sequence MRTRGIKVWSVRLLLGLLVLLVLAALAVWLYLRASLARLDGDIKAPGLSAPVTVARDGRGVPLISGARRADVAYATGFVHAQERFFQMDLLRRSGAGELAELFGARALPRDRANRLHRFRARVAASLKLLNPADRQLLDRYVAGVNAGLTALGANPFEYALIGVKPRPWSAEDSLLVVCAMYFDLQGTVEPRELTRGWIRDHSDAAQLAFLLPEASKWDAPLDADGIAVAPVPIPPAPPAWWGKPRQPGAHKTASADFIDSVGSNNWAIAGSRSKDGVAIVADDMHLGLSLPNIWYRLAIQYPDAKGAPRRIVGVTLPGAPPVIIAGSNGRVAWGYTNSYADLLDLVMLGQDKQHPDQLRTPAGWEKPVAVVETILVKGAPAERMTVLDTSLGPVRESGGRPYAIHWLAHAPASINLDPIRLETVDTLDEALSIAATIGIPSQNFVGGDDKGNIGWTISGPLPRRTQLGSGATFPLAVDGGQNSFDGALAPADYPRVVNPPGGQLSTANSRQLNGAHAQTLGDGGFDIGARNRQIRDGLAALGPKTDLAGVYGVALDDRALFVAPWRERAIKVLDTAALQAKPQRAQFLDLLNKSWNGRASVDSVGYRLARHFMWAVGDVLFEGVNGDLAALHPKSTMALATSRWPEVVTRLLDEQPAAWLPPGHANWQSVQLEAIDRVIVELAADGMPLSSATWGERNTAAIAHPIAAAVPFVARWLSAPPDMLPGDANMPRVSGKNFGQSERMTVSPGKEEQGVFNMPGGQSGHPLSPYFMDGHADWVSGKPTPLLPGAVRHTLTFR encoded by the coding sequence ATGCGTACGCGTGGAATCAAAGTCTGGTCGGTCCGGCTGCTGCTTGGCCTGCTTGTTCTGCTGGTGCTCGCGGCGCTGGCCGTGTGGCTGTACCTGCGCGCCAGCCTTGCGCGGCTGGACGGCGACATCAAGGCACCCGGCTTGTCGGCCCCGGTCACGGTGGCGCGCGACGGGCGCGGCGTGCCCCTGATCAGCGGCGCGCGCCGTGCCGACGTCGCCTACGCCACGGGTTTCGTGCATGCGCAGGAACGCTTTTTCCAGATGGACCTGCTGCGCCGCTCGGGCGCCGGCGAACTGGCCGAACTGTTCGGCGCGCGCGCCTTGCCGCGCGACCGCGCCAACCGCCTGCACCGCTTCCGTGCGCGCGTGGCCGCTTCGCTCAAGCTGCTCAACCCGGCCGACCGGCAGCTGCTCGATCGCTATGTCGCCGGTGTCAACGCCGGCCTGACGGCGCTTGGCGCCAACCCGTTCGAATACGCCCTGATCGGCGTCAAGCCGCGTCCCTGGAGCGCGGAAGACTCGCTGCTGGTGGTCTGCGCGATGTACTTCGACCTGCAAGGCACGGTCGAACCGCGCGAACTGACGCGGGGATGGATTCGCGACCACAGCGACGCCGCGCAGCTGGCCTTCCTGCTGCCCGAAGCGAGCAAGTGGGACGCTCCGCTCGATGCCGACGGTATCGCCGTCGCGCCGGTGCCCATCCCGCCGGCGCCGCCGGCATGGTGGGGCAAGCCGCGTCAACCTGGCGCGCACAAGACTGCGTCGGCCGACTTCATCGATTCGGTCGGCAGCAACAACTGGGCCATCGCCGGCAGCCGCAGCAAGGATGGCGTGGCCATCGTCGCCGACGACATGCACCTGGGCCTGTCCCTGCCCAACATCTGGTACCGCCTGGCGATCCAGTACCCGGACGCCAAGGGTGCGCCGCGCCGCATCGTCGGCGTCACCTTGCCGGGCGCGCCGCCGGTCATCATCGCCGGCAGCAACGGCCGTGTCGCCTGGGGCTACACCAACAGCTACGCCGATCTGCTCGACCTGGTGATGCTGGGCCAGGACAAGCAGCATCCGGACCAGTTGCGTACTCCCGCCGGCTGGGAAAAGCCGGTCGCCGTGGTCGAAACCATTCTGGTCAAGGGCGCTCCCGCCGAGCGGATGACGGTACTCGACACCTCGCTCGGCCCCGTGCGCGAGAGCGGCGGGCGGCCGTATGCCATTCACTGGCTGGCGCACGCGCCGGCCTCGATCAATCTCGATCCGATCAGGCTAGAGACGGTCGATACGCTCGATGAAGCATTGTCGATTGCGGCCACCATCGGCATTCCGTCGCAAAATTTCGTCGGCGGCGACGACAAGGGCAATATCGGCTGGACCATTTCCGGCCCGCTGCCGCGCCGCACGCAGCTTGGCAGCGGCGCCACCTTCCCGCTGGCCGTCGATGGCGGGCAGAACAGCTTCGACGGCGCGCTGGCGCCGGCCGATTATCCGCGCGTAGTCAATCCGCCCGGCGGCCAGCTGTCGACCGCCAACAGCCGCCAGTTGAATGGCGCGCATGCGCAGACCCTCGGCGACGGCGGCTTCGACATCGGCGCGCGCAACCGCCAGATACGCGATGGGCTGGCCGCGCTGGGGCCGAAGACCGACCTGGCGGGCGTGTACGGCGTGGCGCTGGATGACCGTGCGCTGTTTGTCGCCCCGTGGCGCGAGCGCGCGATCAAGGTGCTCGACACGGCGGCGCTGCAGGCCAAGCCGCAGCGCGCGCAGTTCCTGGACCTGTTGAACAAGAGCTGGAACGGGCGCGCCAGTGTCGATTCGGTCGGCTACCGGTTGGCGCGCCACTTCATGTGGGCGGTGGGCGATGTGCTGTTCGAGGGAGTCAATGGCGATCTGGCCGCGCTGCATCCCAAGTCGACCATGGCGCTGGCGACGTCGCGCTGGCCGGAAGTGGTCACGCGCCTGCTCGACGAGCAGCCGGCCGCGTGGCTGCCGCCGGGGCACGCGAACTGGCAGTCGGTGCAGCTCGAAGCGATCGACCGGGTGATTGTGGAACTGGCGGCCGATGGCATGCCCTTGTCGAGTGCGACCTGGGGCGAGCGCAATACGGCGGCCATTGCGCATCCGATTGCCGCCGCCGTGCCGTTCGTGGCACGCTGGCTCAGCGCACCGCCCGACATGCTGCCCGGCGACGCCAACATGCCGCGCGTGTCGGGCAAAAACTTCGGTCAGTCGGAGCGGATGACGGTGTCGCCCGGGAAGGAAGAGCAGGGCGTGTTCAACATGCCGGGCGGGCAGAGTGGACATCCGCTGTCGCCGTATTTCATGGATGGCCACGCCGATTGGGTGAGCGGGAAACCGACGCCGTTGCTGCCGGGGGCGGTGCGGCATACGCTGACATTCAGATAA